The window ACCTCTACCTGCTTCGTAACGCCTCCCTGTGCTCAGTTCGCCTGTTAAATAAAGCATCAACCTGATACCTGACTGTCTCTATTCTCTAACATGGATGTCTCATGTTTGATGCATAATTCTGTTGTGGGCTCCTTTTTAGGTGCCATGTCAACTCGCCTCTTCCTGATCCTTGTAAACAAGATTTAGTTCCAGTTAAACTTGTAGCCTGCCTGTGTTTTGCATAAACCTTCCTTACTGCCCTGTAAGTTCCTGTTCTGTACACAGGGTAGCATGTGTTGGGGACCAACAATCTGGTAttttgtacccccccccccagtctcacagTACAGATCTCATTACCTCCCACCTAAGACAAGGCTTGAGGCTCCTACTACTCAGAACACTGGAAACAGGCATGTCTGGTCTTGCTGGACAATGAAGTTTTGAGCAATTCTATGTGACTCAGCCCAGGTAGAGATTAGGAGAGAGGGTTGGATAACACACAGAGGGCTTGGCCTCTACTTTTTGTTCTCTGAAAGGTTAGTTCCCTTTTTTTCCCTCACACTGCCTGGACTCCTAAATTCTGCTCCCCAGGACGATCCTAAACCCGAGTTCTCAGAACACTGTCCTCCATGCTCGTGAGTACATGACTAGCTTGCATTTGGGGATCTGTAGGTATGCTTCTGGTAGGTGGTGGTACCATTAAGTTGTGGAACCTGAAGAACGGGATGTTTTTCTCTTACAGCAGCTGTAGGCTGCATATGTTAGCTTAGTGTCGACTGTGAGCTAATATTGTCCTTTTGTTTGGAGTTCTGAGCGGGTGATCTGGTTGTGTACTGCCGTCATGGTCACTGCTTTTGACTGTAAGATCTGAACTTGAAGGAAGGGTTGTCATCTTTGTGCTATTTTGGGTTGTGTTCGTTTTGTCCTCACCTGAACACAGGTTACACCCAGGGTTGACTACTGTCACAGCAGGGAACATGATATCAACAGAAACAGTCCTTGAGTCTGTTCTGTATGTCTGTGGTCTACATTTACACTTGGTCAttaagcagacgcttttatccaaagcgacttacaagaaagagctttacaaaaagtgcataggtcaatgatcataaacgagATGGCCCAactccaaaaacattgcgggtagccaaaacatgaagcatacattgtgaaaagcaaatatgtGCCTGGGTaaaaccagaagagcatgtagttaaacaaattacaattaaacaacatgatcctcgaaagtgctcgagtacctggaggaaagcaagcaacaataatataattcacagggagttgtagttaaatcagttacaactaggCAACAAGTCCCTCGTTGTGTCTgtcattgtgtgtctgtggtggtaAAATTCTTACTGCCAAATACTTGTTTACCTAAGTTGATCTGTGATTATTTACGTGTTCCAGAGGGAGTGCATGTTCACCTAGGAACCAGTGTCCCTGTATTCTCTTGCTGGCCCCACTTCTCACCACCCTTACCATGGGCGACAAGCAGGGTGTGGACCTGGCTCTGAGCCTTCCCACCTGTGAGGAAACACTCTGTAACAAGAGAGGAAGCTGCGTCACCGTTGACAACCAGATGGGATGtgagtgcatgctgggataccAGGGTCCGAACTGTGCGGACACCGTGAACGAGCATCTGAGCCTGCCCCTGACGCTGGGGGTGCTGTCCATCATCTTTGCCTGCATCTTCCTCGCCTTCCTCTTGGCTCATCTAAGCCGAAGACGCAAAGCTTGGCGCAGGTAACCATGACAACCAGCCCAGCTTCAGGGGATTTGGTGAAATGTCGTTATCTTGCGTTACTGGGGGACATGCTGATGTCTGATCAGGTGAATATTGATCCGGTTTCTGTATGTGCAGGGTCGATGCCCTGAAAGAGAGTAATGGTGTGTAGAGAGGTACCCTCAACCCTGGACACTTCTAGGATACACGCCTAACTCACGGTAGGACCCCTGGAACTTCCTCACACAAAAAGGAAGGAATATTAATGTTCTTGAGCTCCAAAAGTGTTTTTCTGAAGCGTGTAAATGTTTGCTAATGCGGCACCCTGTTGTCTGTCAGAGAAAGTCCTCATGTTTTGTTTTCTCCCACAACCTTTTTTTAATTTCTCCGTTTCATTTGATGCCTCTCCTCTTCCAACACCACCCCCTCTGCCTACCTCCTCCCACCCTcgaacctctccctgtcctctacCAGAGCTCATCAGTCCAGCACGAAGAATGGGTTTCATCATCTACAAGACAGCTGCTGTTTCTACTTCTAAAGACAACCGGATTCATCAAGAACACCTTTTAATTGCCAAACAACACTATAGACGTGCATTTAGATTGAGGTTCTGAACAGAAAGCATTGTTGCGCTATAGATTGGATCAAAGGGGATTTTACTGCGGGTGCAGCGGGTGCATTTGCACCCCCTTCTGTTGGGATGAAAACATAAAtattttaatgtaaaaaaactatgaaatgtttTTAGAACATTAAGTGATGTCAGAGTTGTATGTTCTATCATGGTTTGTTCTACTCTAATGATTAATTTTAAATTTTAAGATCTAGTATTCATTTTGAGCATGTTTTTGTAAGCACAAATAAGTCAATCACTGTACGCTTTGCAcccccagttttaaaacctaaaATCGCCTATGGACTGGATATTGGAAGCTGTGCATTTTGGGAAGTGTACTTCTGGTAGCTGTGTCCCTCAACAGACTTGCTTTCTTTATACCTCAGTGCCTGCTTTCCATCCTAGGAAATGTAGGTTGTCTTTCGGTAAATATTTCACTGATCTCAGTGTTCTGCCTGAAACAAacagctctgtctctctaaaCTATATCGGGAACGTACATTCCGCTGCTCCCTGACTGCACCGAAACTCAATTTGTAAACACACTTATTGTCTGACAGGTGAAGGACAAGTTCTCAACTGGTCTGACTGCTGTCATTCCTCTAGTCAGACGTGATGCCTGtatgcaaaacaaacctatttATAAGATGACTAATGTTTCATGAACTGTCCAAGCAAACAAAGGTTCTTAAAAATTCCTGTTTAATTTTTGTAATAAATTGTGGAAATAAAGATGTATTTTGGACAGACGATTTTGTTCATAAAATGTTGCTTCACAGCCTACTGATGACTGGTTTGTATCTGATGTCTGGACCAACCTGTCAGCAACAGGAAAAGAATCAACCTACATGCCTAACCGGTCAGACAGCCTTGTCTGTATTCTTGCATGTGCTTGTGGGTGGAGTGTGAGCGAAAGCAAACAAAGATGTCTGCCTGGTCCAAACAAATCATCTGGACAAAAAGTATGCCATCAGAGCTACATGCCAGCAGTGAAGACCTTCAAACTAGACAATAACAATCACAATTGTAAATGAATGTAGTAAACATTTAATGAAAGCCCTTTTGAgatacagtagcctaatgattgTAGACATCAGGGCCTACAGCCTGACATCATGTTGTCATAGGATATAAAGTGCAACAGTAAAATCATGATGCAAAACCAattaggtcaaatatttacACAAGACTTTATTCAaacaaattcatagttaaaaagACTGACTGCCTGTAAGAATGTCCCACAATCTTAACCAAAGAGTTTATCAAATAAGCAGCCTATATTGTCATTTTCCTTCATTTTAATTAGTAACACGTGGGAAACTAAAATCCACTTCACAAGTCGGCATCATACGGTTTGCTGGCATACGAGTTGGCAGACAGGGCACCGGACCGCGGTCCAGTCCGCGGGAAAGCCCGGGGGAAGTCCACCTCCTCGTCCATGGAGTTCTTGGAATAAGGCACGCTGCTGGCACTGCTCGTGGTCCGGATTACACTTGGCACGGCGACCCGCCTCGGAGGGTTCCTTGTGTGTCTGAATTCAGGAACTTCCTCCACCCGTTTTTCTCCCCGGTTCTTGCCGCCGCAGCATCGACAAATGCCAATGAACATGACGAAGCCGGCGACCACTTCAAAAATGCCCCCGATGTACCCCAGAATAATGCAGAAGTCCACGCGGATGTCTGTGCTTTGCGCCTTAATGTCTTTTAAGATATGAGTGTACCAGGCGATTGGGATAAGTGTCATCACTCCGGATAAAAAGATAAGCAGTCCGCCAATCCCAGCGACGGTCCAACTGGGACGGTCCGTCCAGCAGCGAATCCCCGGGATTGCCACGGCCAGACCGATAAGGGTAACGATTAGAGAAGCAACCATCAACCCTTGGGCTATAGGGATGATCTGGTTATTAAGGTACTCCACGTCTGGTTGATTGCATTGTATTACCCTACTCGACTCAAACGCTTGACAAATGTCCCATATGCCTTGCTGTAGTATCATGTCTTTAGATTGGTTTGGAATATTGTGTATAGATCTCCAATTCGGAGCCACTGTGGACGTTAGGTTCAGGATCCAGCCGCAGGGCGCGAAAACCATCCCGAAAATGAAGATTCCCGGGGTTCGCATGGAAGTGCGCACCCATTCCTCCACTTTGGGCATGGTTATGGTCGTAGGCGTCTGGTAACCTCAGAAGTGTAGAGCTGTGACTCTTAGTAGGCTTCAAATGGTCTAGAGCTGTCTTGAAAGTTGTGTTAAAAACCAAAACTCTAGGTAGGAGGGGCAGATACTGAGCGGTGAGGGTGTGACGTGCGGCTCGATGAAAGGCTGAGTTATCTCACCTGTGGGAGGAGAGACCGAGAGTGCTCTGACCTGAATGATATTATGTTAATTATGCCACTTACCTGATAGTATCAAGTGAGAAGCAAAACAGGGTGATAAACCTAAATATTCAACTTCTTTGAAACAAACTTGTTTAGGCCTACCTATGGATTTATTTCGTTATTTCACATAACCCTAAAGCATTTGTAATTCGTAATATTAAAATAAATCGTAGAAATTAGGCCTACTACTTTATCAAACGCATGATAGAAGATACCAATATTATTAGCTATATAAAAGTGTAGAGCGTGTGAACCATTTGAGCTACAGCTGGAATGTCATGGAAGAATGTGACTGGTTAGGCCGGATGGGATGTGCCACCATCAAGCCATGAAGAAACTGTTGGGGACATTTCACCGCACCCTGACCTCTCATCCCCACCCTCCGGAATTTCGAAATAATCTCCCAACCCAGATATGATTGGCATGAGCTCATCAGCGTGGCAGCATACTATTAGTGGACAAGAAGTCATAATGGTCTGATAATCTCTTCGCTACCTTGTTTCCTTCActactctcccccctttcttccACTCTCAGATGTTGGTTTCCTCCAGTGATCAACTGGTTAAATGACcgtggggatggagagagggaggagtataGGAAAAGGTTTTGGGACGCACGTTGGCCAGATGTGAACAATCAATATGAAAGCGAAGTCTCCTGTCACAGAGATTCATGTCAGCCGTACAATTACGTTTTAGACCACTGAACCAGCTGGTTCTGCAGTAGAACACGTTGTTTCTCATTGAATACCATGAATAGCCTAACAATAGTGATTGTTTGTTTATCACCGTTTTTTCTAAATAAATTGTTTTAATTTAGGCTACTTGAAAAAGATATGGCTTCTT of the Osmerus eperlanus chromosome 14, fOsmEpe2.1, whole genome shotgun sequence genome contains:
- the LOC134033707 gene encoding claudin-23-like — translated: MPKVEEWVRTSMRTPGIFIFGMVFAPCGWILNLTSTVAPNWRSIHNIPNQSKDMILQQGIWDICQAFESSRVIQCNQPDVEYLNNQIIPIAQGLMVASLIVTLIGLAVAIPGIRCWTDRPSWTVAGIGGLLIFLSGVMTLIPIAWYTHILKDIKAQSTDIRVDFCIILGYIGGIFEVVAGFVMFIGICRCCGGKNRGEKRVEEVPEFRHTRNPPRRVAVPSVIRTTSSASSVPYSKNSMDEEVDFPRAFPRTGPRSGALSANSYASKPYDADL